Within the Arthrobacter sp. UKPF54-2 genome, the region GCCCGCCGACCTTCGTGGCCACCACGGGGGTGCCGCAGGCCTGGGCTTCCAGGGCCACGAGGCCAAAGGACTCGCTGTAGGAGGGCATCACCACGACGTCGGCCGAACGGTACCAGCCGGCCAACGTGGGTGCGTTGACCGGCGGGTGGTGCGTGACGACGTCGTCCATGCCCGCGGCGGTGATCAGGGCCTTGAGGTCGAAATCCTTGGCCCCGCTCACCGCGCCCAGGATGGTGAGCTGCAGGTCGATGTCCGGGCGGCGGGCGCGCAGCAGCGCGGCGGCCTTGATCAGGATCTGCGGGCCCTTGAGCCGCTGGATCCGCCCGGCGAACAGCAGGTGGAACCGCCCGGGCGGGACACCGTGCTGGCTGCGGGCGCGGCTCCGGAAGGCGGGCGTAAACACGGAGAGGTCCACGCCCGGCGGCGCGACATCGATGCGGTCGGGGTCGGCGTCGTAATGCGAGACCAGCTCGGCGGCCTCGGTGCCGGTGTTGGCGATCAGCCGGGCGGCGCCGTCGACAATCCGGTGTTCGCCCTCCTCGCGACGGCGCGGCTCCGGCTGTTCGCCGGACTCCAGCAGCAGGTTCTTGACCTTCGCCATGGTGTGCATGGTGTGCACCAGCGGCACCCCCCACAGCTCTGACAGCTCCAGCCCCGCCACCCCGGAGACCCAGTAGTGGGAGTGGATGACGTCGTAACGGCCGTGCGGCTGCAGCTGCTTGATCCGGTCGATTTCGGCAACCATGCTGTGCAGCAGCGCCGGCAGTTCCTCCTTGGGCAGCTTCCGCGGCGGACCGGCGAGCACATTGTGGACGCAGACCCCGGGGGAGGGGTGCTCGACGGCGGCCTGGCCGGCCGCGGTGGACCGGGTGAAGATCTCCACCTCGACGCCGGTCTCCGCCAGGGCCGCGGCCAGGGCGCGGACGTACACGTTCATGCCCCCGGCGTCCCCAGAGCCAGGCTGTTCCATCGGCGAGGTGTGCAGGGAGAGGAAGGCGACGCGGCGGACCAACGGCATGCTGCTTCCCTCCCTTCGCGCTACGTGGATTCGGTAAAACACTACTCCTGAACCGCGGACCGGTCCGCCGCCGCCAGGGTGCTGCTAACGTGGCGGCTGTGAGCGCAACCGCAGAAACCCGGCCGGCCCCGTCCCCCTGGGAGATCCGTAAAGCCACCGCGCAGGACTGGCCCGCCATCTGGGAGATCCTGGAGCCGGTGATCCGGGCGGGGGAGACCTTCACCTGGGACCGCGACACCACCGAAGCCCAGGCCCGCGCCAAGTGGTTCAAAACGGCCCCCGGCCAGACGTTCGCGGCCGTCGGAACGGGCGGGTCCGACGGAGTTGTGCTCGGCACCGGCGAACTGCACCCGAACCAGGACGGCGGCGGCAGCCACGTTGCCAACGCCGGCTACATGGTCCGCGACGGGTACGGCGGTCAGGGCGTTGCCCGCGCGCTGTGCGACTACTCGCTGCGCGCGGCCCGGGCCGCCGGGTTCCGCGCCATGCAGTTCAACGCCGTGGTGGAAAGCAACGTCCGTGCCGTCGCCGCCTGGCAGGGCATGGGCTTCGAGATCATCGGCACCGTCCCGGAGGCCTTCAACCACCCGCGCCTGGGCTACGTGGGCCTGCACGTGATGTACCGCAGGCTCTAGGACCCCGTAGCCCACAGCTACGTTGTGCCCCACAGTACGGCGAGGTCCGGGAACGCCGCCTCGTAGCCGGCGAGCAGCCGGGCCGCGAGCTCCTCCGAATCGACCAGGGGGTGCCGGGCGAACGCCGCCAGGGCGGCCTCCCGCCGGCCCCCGCCGCCGGAAGCTGGTTCCGGGGCGGTGGCCCTGACCACGAGCCGTTCGACCTCCTTGACACGCCGCATTAGCGCCAGTTGCGCCTCGGCGGGCCGGTCCTGGGGGATCGGGACCACGCCGTCCGGGCCCACGCGGCAGGGGATCTCGACGACGGCGTCCACCGGCAGCCCCGGCACCGCCGCGCCCGGCGCCCCGCCCGGCGCCGGCACCGCGTTGCGGGTATTGAGCACCAGCTCGGCCTCGCCGCCGCCGGACAGCGCCCGCATCGCCGCCAGCGCAACACGTTCGTAGCCGCCCCCCGCCAGGTCGTCCTCGTCCCGGTGCTCCCCGGCCCCCCGGGCCTCAGCCAGGTAGCCCTCCTCGCGGGACCGGCGCGCGGCATCCCAGAGCCGGTACGCGTCCGGGCCGGCGGAGGCGAGCAGCGGATAGAGCTCGGCCTGCTGGGCGTGGATGGACTCCCCGCGGGTCTGCGCGGCGGCCTGCATGGCGGCCACGGCCCGGGCGGTCTCGTAGTAGTAGAACAGGTACTCGTTCGGCAGGCAGCCCAGCTGTGCCAGGAAGGGCTGGGGAAAGAGGCGGCCCTCCTCGAAACCGGCCAGCGCCCCGGCATCGGCGAGCAGGCCGGGCAGGGCGTCCGTGCCGCCGGCCTCCAGCTTGTAGAGCCAGCCCAGGTGGTTGAGCCCGTAGTACCCCGCGCCGTCGAGCCGGCCTGCCGGGAGCGCGACTCCGGCGGCGCGGGCGGCACGGTGCACCAGGCCGCCGGCCGAATCGCAGATCCCCACCACCCGGGCGCCGAGCGCCGGGACCAGCGCCTCGGTCACCATGCCCGCCGGGTTCGTGAAGTTCACCAGCCAGGCCGAGGGGCAGAGGCGCCGCATTGCCCGGGCCAGCTGGAGCATCGGCGGGATGGTGCGCAGGGCGTAGGAGATGCCGCCGGCCCCGGTCGTTTCCTGCCCCAGCAGCCCCAGGTCCTGTGCCACCCGCTCGTCGACGGTGCGTCCGGCCGTGCCGCCGGGCCGGATCGCGGCGAACACCATGTCCGCGCCCGTCAGTGCTTCCGCCAGGGCGGTGGTGGTCCGGATGCGCGGGCCGCCTGCCCGGCCCGGCGGGTGCGGCATGGCGGCCAGCACGGCCTCGACGGCGGCGAGCCGGCCGGCGTCGACGTCGTGCAGCACCAGCTCCCCGACCAGGCCGGCGAACGGCCCGGCGGAGAGCGCCCGGTACAGCAGCGGCACCCGGAATCCGCCGCCGCCGGCAATCATGAGCCGCATGCCTGCAGTCTATTCTGCGGGGCGCCGGAGAGCCCCGAGCGCCGTCTACCGCGGGCCGCGGGGACGGCGTAGTGTGCCGTGTATGGACGCGATTCCAGCGCCGCGCTTCGACCCGCTCGCCGCCGTCCGGACCCCGGCGGAGGGGGGCTTCGACCTGCTCCTGACGGGCACCGTGTTCCAGGACATCATTTTCACCGGCCTCCCGCACGCGCCCCGGCCCGGCACCGAAATCTGGAGCGAGGGGATGGGCAGCTGTCCCGGCGGGGTGGCGAACCAGGCCATCGCCGCGGCCCGGCTGGGGCTGCGGACCGGGCTCGCCGCCGCGTTCGGCGACGACGGCTACGGCGACTACAACTGGAAGATCCTGGACCGGCAGGAACACGTGGACCTCTCACTCTCCCGGCGCGTGCCCGGCTGGCATTCGCCGGTCACCGTGTCGCTGAGCGTCGAGAAGGACCGCTCCATGGTCACCCACGGCCACCCGGCCCCCATCACCTCCACCGAACTGATCGGCTGTCCGCCGCCGGCGCTCGCCGCCGTCGCCGAGCTGGGCGAGGAACTGGAACCGTGGGCCGTCGACGCGCACCGGGCCGGCGTGCGGCTCTTCGGCGACGTCGGCTGGGACCCCACCGGCACCTGGGCGCAGGCGCGGCTGGACAACCTGCGGTACTTCCACGCCTTTATGCCCAACCAGCAGGAGGCCATGGCCTTCACCGGCAAAGACAACCCCTGGGCCGCGCTCTACACGCTCGCGGACAAGGTCCCGGTGGCCGTGGTGACCCTGGGCCCGCAGGGGTCCATGGCGGTGGATTCCGAGACCGGCGAAGAGGAGTGGGTGCCGTCGCTGCCGGTCCCCGCCTTCGACCCCACCGGCGCCGGGGACTGCTTCGGGGCCGCGTTTATTGTCGGCTGCCTGGCCGGCTGGCCGCTGGGGGACCGGCTCCGCTTCGCCAACCTGTGCGCGGCCCTGGCCGTGCAGCACGTCGGCGGCTCGCTTGCCGCCCCCGGCTGGGGCGACCTCGCCGACTGGTGGCAGCGCGCCAACGCCCGCAAGGAACGCCAGGGCAGCCAGTGGCTGCGCCGCTACCGTTTCCTTGAAGAGATTGTGCGCAACGTGCCCCCCGAGGCGCAGCGGCGGGCGACGGCGACCATCGCGCACCTTTCCGACGCGTAGCCGGGGTTTGCTGGGGTGTGGGTTGGGACTGCGCTTGCGGGCGTCCCGGTTCGGATGGACATGCCCGTTGCTTGGTTTGAGGAGTGGACATATTCCTGATGTGTCCACTGCTGGCTGCCGGGGATGGGCATGTCCGTTGGTGGGGGATGGGCATGTCCGTTGGTGGGGTGTGGGGCGGGTTTCCTGTGGCGATGGGCATGCCCGTTGCTTGGTTCGTGGCGTGGACATATTCCTGATGTGTCCACTGCTGGCTGCCGGGGATGGGCATGTCCGTTGGTGGGGGATGGGCATGTCCGGAGGTGCAGGGCGGGTGCGGAATTCAGCAGCATCTGCCGCCACCCGTAGAATCGTAAAGTGATATACCCAGCAGCAACAGGTGATTTCCGGCCCCTGGCGGAAGCCGGTCCGGGCCATGGCGAGGAACGGTCGGCCGTGATCGACCTCGAGGCCATCCGGCACAACGTCCGGCGGCTGGCGGCCGTGGCATCGCCGGCCAAGGTGATGGCGGTCGTCAAGGCCGACGCCTACGGCCACGGCGCCATCCCCGTCGCCCGCGCCGCCCTCAGCGCCGGGGCCAGCTGGCTGGGCGTTGCCCACATTTCCGAGGCGCTGGCCCTGCGCGCCGCCGGCATCGAGGCCCCCCTGCTGGCCTGGCTGCACACCCCCGAAAGCAACTTCGCCGCCGCCGTGGCCGCCGGCATCGACATCGGCTGCTCCGGCTGGGAGCTCGGCCGGATCGTCGCCGCCGCCCGCGAGCAGGAACGCCCGGCCCGGATCCACTTGAAAGTCGACACCGGACTCGGCCGCAACGGGGCCACCCTGGAATCCTGGGACACGCTGCTGGGCGAAGCGATGGAGTACCAGGACCAGGGGCTGCTGCGCGTTGTGGGGATCTTCTCCCACCTGGCCGTCGCCGACGAACCCGACCGCCCCGAAACCGACGAGCAGCTGGCCGCCTTCCGCGAGGTGCTGGCGATGGCGCAGGACGCCGGCGTCGACCCGGAGGTCCGCCACCTCGCCAACACCCCGGCGACGCTGTCCCGGCCGGACACGCACTTCGACCTGGTCCGCGTGGGCCTAGGCGTCTACGGGCTCTCACCGTTCGAAGGGCAAAACTCCGCGGAAGTCGGCCTGCGCCCGGCGATGTCCGTGCGCACCGTCGTCGCGCACTGCAAGGACGTGCCCGCCGGCCAGGGCGTCTCCTACGGGCTGAACTACCGCACCGCCGGCAACAGCACCCTCGGCCTGGTCCCGCTGGGCTACGCCGACGGCGTCCCGCGGGTCGCTACCGGCGGCCCCATCCGGGTGGCAGGGCGGACCTACCCCGTGGTGGGCCGCATCGCCATGGACCAGATGGTGATCGACCTCGGTCCGCTGCACGTCTCCGCCGGTGGACCCACACTGCTCGGCGCGGAGGCCGTGCTGTTCGGCGACGGCGCCGACGGCGGCCCGACTGCCGAGGACTGGGCCCGGGCGGCCGGCACGAACAACTACGAAATCGTCACCCGGATCAGCCCTCGGGTGCCGCGCCGGTA harbors:
- the mshA gene encoding D-inositol-3-phosphate glycosyltransferase translates to MPLVRRVAFLSLHTSPMEQPGSGDAGGMNVYVRALAAALAETGVEVEIFTRSTAAGQAAVEHPSPGVCVHNVLAGPPRKLPKEELPALLHSMVAEIDRIKQLQPHGRYDVIHSHYWVSGVAGLELSELWGVPLVHTMHTMAKVKNLLLESGEQPEPRRREEGEHRIVDGAARLIANTGTEAAELVSHYDADPDRIDVAPPGVDLSVFTPAFRSRARSQHGVPPGRFHLLFAGRIQRLKGPQILIKAAALLRARRPDIDLQLTILGAVSGAKDFDLKALITAAGMDDVVTHHPPVNAPTLAGWYRSADVVVMPSYSESFGLVALEAQACGTPVVATKVGGLSRAIFDGRTGLLVEGHKAADWADALEALHDDPATREDMGRAASVHAQGFGWQRTAAITLESYQAALVQYFGTRSIPVGHTP
- a CDS encoding GNAT family N-acetyltransferase — protein: MSATAETRPAPSPWEIRKATAQDWPAIWEILEPVIRAGETFTWDRDTTEAQARAKWFKTAPGQTFAAVGTGGSDGVVLGTGELHPNQDGGGSHVANAGYMVRDGYGGQGVARALCDYSLRAARAAGFRAMQFNAVVESNVRAVAAWQGMGFEIIGTVPEAFNHPRLGYVGLHVMYRRL
- a CDS encoding 6-phospho-beta-glucosidase; amino-acid sequence: MRLMIAGGGGFRVPLLYRALSAGPFAGLVGELVLHDVDAGRLAAVEAVLAAMPHPPGRAGGPRIRTTTALAEALTGADMVFAAIRPGGTAGRTVDERVAQDLGLLGQETTGAGGISYALRTIPPMLQLARAMRRLCPSAWLVNFTNPAGMVTEALVPALGARVVGICDSAGGLVHRAARAAGVALPAGRLDGAGYYGLNHLGWLYKLEAGGTDALPGLLADAGALAGFEEGRLFPQPFLAQLGCLPNEYLFYYYETARAVAAMQAAAQTRGESIHAQQAELYPLLASAGPDAYRLWDAARRSREEGYLAEARGAGEHRDEDDLAGGGYERVALAAMRALSGGGEAELVLNTRNAVPAPGGAPGAAVPGLPVDAVVEIPCRVGPDGVVPIPQDRPAEAQLALMRRVKEVERLVVRATAPEPASGGGGRREAALAAFARHPLVDSEELAARLLAGYEAAFPDLAVLWGTT
- a CDS encoding carbohydrate kinase family protein, producing the protein MDAIPAPRFDPLAAVRTPAEGGFDLLLTGTVFQDIIFTGLPHAPRPGTEIWSEGMGSCPGGVANQAIAAARLGLRTGLAAAFGDDGYGDYNWKILDRQEHVDLSLSRRVPGWHSPVTVSLSVEKDRSMVTHGHPAPITSTELIGCPPPALAAVAELGEELEPWAVDAHRAGVRLFGDVGWDPTGTWAQARLDNLRYFHAFMPNQQEAMAFTGKDNPWAALYTLADKVPVAVVTLGPQGSMAVDSETGEEEWVPSLPVPAFDPTGAGDCFGAAFIVGCLAGWPLGDRLRFANLCAALAVQHVGGSLAAPGWGDLADWWQRANARKERQGSQWLRRYRFLEEIVRNVPPEAQRRATATIAHLSDA
- the alr gene encoding alanine racemase, yielding MIYPAATGDFRPLAEAGPGHGEERSAVIDLEAIRHNVRRLAAVASPAKVMAVVKADAYGHGAIPVARAALSAGASWLGVAHISEALALRAAGIEAPLLAWLHTPESNFAAAVAAGIDIGCSGWELGRIVAAAREQERPARIHLKVDTGLGRNGATLESWDTLLGEAMEYQDQGLLRVVGIFSHLAVADEPDRPETDEQLAAFREVLAMAQDAGVDPEVRHLANTPATLSRPDTHFDLVRVGLGVYGLSPFEGQNSAEVGLRPAMSVRTVVAHCKDVPAGQGVSYGLNYRTAGNSTLGLVPLGYADGVPRVATGGPIRVAGRTYPVVGRIAMDQMVIDLGPLHVSAGGPTLLGAEAVLFGDGADGGPTAEDWARAAGTNNYEIVTRISPRVPRRYINEEPAPDAGAGR